The window CTTAGCACCTTCCTGTGTTCCTGCAAACAGCCAGTTTTTTCTGCCAACGACAAATGGGCGTATTGCGTTCTCAGCGGCATTATTGTCCGGCGTCATTTCAGGAATATCGAGGTAGACCAATAAGCGTTTCCACTGGTTGAGGGTATAATTCACCGCAGATCCAAGCAAACTCTTCGGTGTCACTTGGCTAGACTTTTTGCTCAGCCAAAGGAAGAAATCTTCCAGAATCGGCCGAGCCTTTTTTCGACGCAAGGCAAGCAGGTCTTCATCTGCAAGACCTTGTTTAGCTGCCTCTTTTTCAATTGCATAAATTTGTCGAATATAGTTCAGCGCTACATCGGTGCTGCCCGCCTTTTTGGTTTTGCCACGACCTTTTTGTGCATCAACAAATTTACGGCGAACATGAGCCCAACAGCCAGCGTGGGCAATATTCGGTTGCGTATCAAGAAAGTCGTACCCAGCGTAACCATCTGATTGCACGGCTCCACGATATCCCGCAAGCAGCTCCCTTGCAATTTTGGCTGAACGACTTGGAGCATAATGATAGATCAGGCCGGGATGATGTGGATCACCACCGCGACATATCCACATATACGATTTAGTTGTTGGTGACCGCCCCGGTTCAGCCAGAACCTGAACCGAGGTTTCATCGATATTGATTAACGGACCGGAATGAATCTCTCGCCACAGCAGTTCAAGAAGTGGTGTGCAGGCACCGGCAGCTTTCATTGCCCAATTAGCCATGGTTGCCCTGGGTATTTCAGCTCCCAGCCGGGAAAATTGTCTTTCCTGCCGGTAAAATGGCAGTGCATCACAGAATTTTGCAGTAAGTATATGGGCGAGTAAGCCCGCGGTAGCAATTCCCTTGCTGATAATCTGCTTTGGCGGTGGTGCAATTTTCACCACTGGCCCTTCAGACTCCAATCCTTCACAGGCTTTACAAGCATATTTAGGGCGAATATGACGCACAACCCGTATAATAGCTGGGACGATATCCAACTTTTCGGAAATATCCTCACCTATACGATCCAGCTCCGCCCCACAATTGCAGACTTTATCATCTTCGGGAATGTCATGTACGATTTCGACCCTGGGCAGGTTAGCCGGTAACGGCTTGCGGCCTCGTTTCGCTCGAGTATGTTCAGGGACTTCAACAACCTCGGCAACTGGCTCAACCTCAGGTTCAGGCATGTCAAAGAGAGGCAGTTGCATCACGCCTGCTTCGGCTCCTCCTTTTTCACTTTTTTTGCCAAACAGTTTGGCATAGAGTAGACGAACCTGCTCTCGTAAAAGCTCGGTTTCCCGCTCGTAACGACGTTGGGTTTCAACGAGAAGTCGTTTGAGTTCTGCCGGGTCATCAGGAAGGTTTGCTGTATCGAAATTCATGTGTGCAATATACCACATAAACATTGCCATAACAGCTAGTTCAAGCAATATTTCCATAAATATTATGATACTGAATTGTAGCTAAGTTGCATGTGAGCCTGTTGCACATCAAGCCCATGTAAAAGCCACTGCAAAGCAGTTTCATGGACTTCAATTACCTCTTCTTCTGATTCCGGCCAACGAAAGACATCTGCCTCAAGTCGTTTTTGCCAGATGCAAAAACCATTTTGATACCAGTAAAGGATCTTGACCATATCCCTTTTCCTATTACAGAAAGCGAACAGACTGCCCGAGAAAAGATCGAGGTCAAACTGATCTTCAACAAGAAGAGACAAACCGTTTATTGACTTGCGCATATCGGTAACCCCGAGAGCAATGTAGACTCGGACATTTGCTGGAGTGGGAATCATGTTAGCTGCTCCAGGGTCTTCACAGCTTTTTTCAATTGTTCGGCGCAGAAGTCACTCTGAATTTCGAGCTTAAATCGATTGACATGTACTGCGATGCTAGCAGGAGAAGCCGTAACAGGATTATCTGGAAGTGTTGCTGGTACAGTAAGTGGGTAAAACGCAACCTGCCTATCATTCAGGTTTTTTAGTTTGCGCTTCCAGTAGCCAAATGTCGCCAGAGCAATGCCGTGCGATTGACAATAGGTTTTCTGACTCAGATTACTTGATTGCCAAGCAGTGATATGTTTTTGCCAGTATTCCTGCTTCTGCTGTAGTTTCGAGATTGTGCCGTTCACGATGTATACCTCCTTGGTTATGGTGAGGCATACTGGAACATGAATTTATAGGACTGAAAAGATGGGGTTTATTGGTCGCTTACAGGGATTTGATATCTCAACTCCGTCTGAGCAGGAAATAGAGGATAGGATTTTACTGTTAAACCTAACACCGAGAAAGGTACTTGGAGGGCGAACTCCCCTGGAAACCTTCTCAGGTAACAGTGTTGCACTTATTACTTAAATCCAGCCCATTCGCTGATTTGTTAAAATCAGCCTGACAAGCAAGGTAAAGCAAGAGTTTCACCACAACTTGCATTGTGGAATTAACTATGAGACAGCAGTGAGAGAATATATTAGGGACTCTATTCCTGCTGGGTATGATATTCATGCCTGGCAAATTTCGCCCGTCGAAATACTCTAATCTAGCCAGAAAATATTATCTTACCAGATGACCTTCATCCTTATTAAAAAGGGAGAGGTTATTATTCTTCAAAAAAACTAGGTCATCATAAGCGTTATTGTATCCATAGACTCTATGATATTTCTCAAAGGGTATTTGACCAGCAGCTTGCCGATACAGTTTATCCGTATATATTTCTCTAGACCTATTCACGTATTTCAAACCTTTCCAGCGATCAACAACAAAATTCCCTTCTATTGAAATACACACTAACAGTACAATCACTTTTGTCATATTTAACACGACTGCTTTCCTATCAGAACTCAATGCAGCTACAATCCAAACTAACCCTATACCCGCTAACTGATAAGCTATAAAGTATCGATGAGGAACACTATTCCATCTAGCACCTGATTCCGGCAGATATCTATTCCAACAACAAGCCAAGTAAAATAGTGAAGAAAAAACTATCAAACACAATGGAAAAACATCATATCTCCACATTTTTCTTATTACATACAATACAACATAATACAAGTAAACAACAAGAAGGCAAATACCAACTATAGAGGATAATTTCAATGTATTTGCATTATATTTCATGATCGGAATAAATGAAGAAGTAACACTGATAAGGGTGGTTGTAATGAAATTCTCAATATTTTGGGAAAAACCTTCAATCGCTTGTATTATTGATATTCTATTTCGTGATTGATAATATGAAATATTCTTCAATAACGAAATAGCCACCATTAAAACTAGACCTTGTATCAGCCACAATGCTAGCATAAACCTTTCCCTATGAGATAGGTAAAATATCACTGTCAAAAACAAGGTGGAACATATAGCCAATATAGCAATATCCTTATTAAGGACAATGAATATTGTTGCATAGGCAGCGAAAACAGACAGCAAATAGCCCACGTCATTTTGCCCATAATAGCGATTAATCACCTTACTAAAAATCAGGAAATATATAATAGCAAGAAAGTAATGAATATTCGCAGTGGCCAATATTGACCACGTAAACTGTGATGAAGTTGCGAAGCTGAGAGACAGAAGTAGGACCACAATTGTCCAGCACAAACTGACTTTTTTTTGCGACTTTATGAAATTATACATCAAGACAATAGAAATAATAATTCTGAATATAATGCCGCAAATCAACTCGTATTTAAAATTCAAATCTAAAAATTTAGCATTGACAAATAGCAAAACTACTCGTAAGGGATTTGGATGCAAAGGCCCCCATAACATCCCAATTTCATAATCCCCCGCATACAAGGGTTCCAAATGCAATCTAATATAACGCCAAGAATCACCAATCGGATAGGGGTGATCTACAAAAGACACATATAACAGCAAGTGCAAATGTAAAATCACTAGTATTAAGCATGCGAGTAATATTTTATAATTGTAATTTTTCATTAATTTTTCTTAGCGATTATATGTATATAATTATCAAAATCACATATAATAAAAATATATAAAAACAGATTTATTACCCCGTAAACATACTATAATTATGTTTAATTACTCGCGCGGGGACGCCGACAGCAATACTATTTGAAGGTATACTTTTTGATACGACACTACCAGCTCCTACAACACAGTTGTCACCTATTATTACTCCTGGAAGCACGGTAGTATTACCTCCTAACCAAACATTTTTTCCTACAATTATGTCACCACCAGTTGGTATCTTAAAATTGGCAACATCATGCCCTGAGGCAAAAAAACATACATTCGGTCCTAGATAAACATCATTACCGATTTTAATCATATTTCCACTCTTATAAGCAGGAAAAAATTGACCACCTCGATTTATTGACACATTACTGCCTATCTCAACTAACCATGGGAATTTAATAAATATATTGTAGTCAAAAACGACCTTTTCACCGCATTTTTTGACCATATGCTTATAAATCACATTCCGAATAAATGGTGGCATAAAGTCCAAGACAAACTGAAACCAAAACAAAATATATGTAAACATTTGGTTAACAAACCGCATACGAGATTGATCTTTATAAATACAATCTTTGAATGATTCCATCATAAGCACCTAATGCATTCTTTTCATGACAAATTCTAGACATTAAACATTATTATACCAACAATAATAATAGATATTGCTATGCGTTGTTTCATTGATATAACTTCTTTAAGGAAATAATTTGATAACAACAGAACCAGTACATGAGTCAAAGCCGTGCTCATATACACAAACGACAAGGGAAGATTGATCAATGAAAAGTAACTAAAAAAAGGTACTAGCAAAAACAGTATAAGAGCGCCTATTAAAAAGATACTGGAAGACTTAACGTGGTACATCCTGAATAACAATTGAGCCATCGATGTAGAAATTATAGCTAGAGTCAAGAATAAATATGATGAGACACTTGATATGTGCATATATTTTCACCTAATCATACAGAACTTCCATCTTTTTTCCAACTCCTATAAGCAAAACTACACCTAGCGTTATCAAACCAGTACCCATAATTTCATTAAACCCTATCTGATCCCCATAATAAACAGAAACCACTAGTATTACTGGAAAAAATACACTTGATAAAGGGTAGGAATAGGAAAGTTGATAACGTTTATGTATAGCCGACCACAAAAATAGGCGAGCAATATTTATTATTAATACTGAAAATACAATAGTTATTTTTCCCGGAATTACAGAATACCTGAAACTAGTCGCTTCCTTTAGCAATATTGCGCTAATAACACTTAATATCACTGCAATAATCACCAAAATTAAAGCAAGAATATTTTTCCCCATTCCACGCTACCGCCACATCGAAGTATCTATTCCATACTTGCATTCCAATCCTTTATTACTCACCATGAAAATCTCATCTAATCTAGATTTAAGATTTTGATTTAACATTACATTATACCCTTTGCTCCTAGCGGGATTTACTATCTCATTTATATGGGGTGAAGAATATGAACCATCCACCCCAATCCTTTTGTACAAATTGGATATTTCTTCCTTGTCACCAACCATTTTTTCAAAAACTATAAATATCATATTATCCTTACCAAATACTTGTTCCCAAATGGGTAAATATTTAACATAATGTCCTCTTTCTGTGTACGCATAGGGATTTACTGATATATTTAATTTTCTCCAATGCTTCGAACGTGCCTCCTCACATTTTATTGCATTTTCAAAACTTAAAGATTCAAGGCCATTATTTACGGTAAATTGGTAATTAGATATTGCCCTCTCAATAGGATCTCTTAGTGACACGATTATCAAGCAATTAGGGATAACAGCTTTAATGGCCCTAGCGGACGCAACCTTTTCAATATACGACGTACTTTTTTCACCAAGCAACTGATATTTATTAGAACTCATAAAATATCGCTTATAATAAGCGCTATACCCATTAACAATATTTGCTTGATCTATAAAATATTTCGGTTCAGGCTTAACCGGTTTGGCCATAAACACTTCAGGGTGAGAATCAAGGATCTTATATAAATACGTTGTGCCAGATCGTTGCGCCCCAATTATAACAAAATGCCTATGCATTTATGGACTCTTTGACATGATAACTAGCTCCTCTGCTAGTTTGATTAATCAATCTTATCAAATACTCTCCTAACATTCCAATAACTAAAAGAGTAATACCATTAAAAAATGATAACAACACCACTACGGTTGCCCACCCTGCAACAGACGTACCTAAAAACATTGCTTTTAATAAGTAAAAACCTGCAAGGAGAAAGCATATAAATGAAAATGCAAATCCAAGTCCAGTTACAAAACGAAGTGGATAAGAGGAATAATTAAACAAAATCCTCATAAGCAGTTTTATAATTTTAACTGCATTATAACCGCTTTTACCATTACCCCTAGGGTGGTGTTCCACTTCTGTGTTTCCAGGGTTAGCTGAGAACATTATTGTCAATCCAGGAATATATGGATATGCAGTATGGTATTCACATATCCTTTCAACGACATCTCTCCTAATAACTCTAAAGTTTGTTATGGTAACATTACTTGGCTTATTAAATAATTTTTGATTCAGGTAATTAACGAACCTTGTACCAATTTTTCGATGTAAAGCATGCATTTTTTTATTGAATTTTCCAAAGACCACATCATGGCAATTATCGTCATGAATTTTATTTATTAATTTAGATATTTCACTTGGTGGATTTTGTAAATCATCATCCATTGTAATCAAGTAATCCCCATTCGACTCTTTAAATCCACAAAAATTCGCTGTATGTTGACCGTAATTTTTTAGTAAATCAAATACCTTAACCCTTTCATCCATTAATGCTTTTTGCTTTAGCACATTCCAACTACCATCGGTACTCCCATCATTGACTAGAATAATTTCGAAATCCAAAAGATTAGAGTCAAAAAATAGAATTGTTTCATCTATTGTTTTACCAACGATTTTTTCACTATTATATACCGGTATCACAACACTATATTTCATGACTTTATAAATGGATTTAATTAATATTAGAAATATATACTTATTTTGCCCAATGAATTCTTAATTTACTCCATTGATTATACTTGCAGGGACCTTCGGTAATCTACGTATCAACTTTCTAATATTTTTATGTAGCGACAATATGATTTTTTCCTGTTGCCACTCTTTAATTCCCACCCAAAGAGGCAACCGGAGAACCTTACTTGAGTAATAATCTGTTAGGACAAGTTTTCCTCCACATCTTCCTAACTTTCTTCCAGCTGGACTAGAGTGCAGGGGTACATAATGAAATACCACCCCTATCCCTTCTTTCCTTAATTCAGATATCAATTTCTGCCTGTTAATAATTGGAGCAAGAAGAATGTAATACATATGTGCATTATGCTCGCATTCTCGAGGAACAATAGGTCTTCGTAGCAACCCATCTTTTTCCATACTTTTTAGCCCTTCATGATACAGATTCCAGCTAGCCAATCTATTCTTAGTTATAGATTCAGCTTCTTCCAACTGCGCCCATAAAAACGCGGCAATAAGTTCACCAGGCAAAAAAGACGAGCCACAATCCTGCCAAGTGTACTTATCAACATCACCTCTGAAAAACTGACTTCTATTTGTTCCTTTCTCTCGGATTATCTCAGCACGGGCAATCATGCTTTGATCATTTACCAACAGTGCCCCCCCCTCACCCGAGATGACATTTTTCGTTTCGTGAAAACTGAACGCCCCGAGATCCCCAAAGGTTCCCAGTGCTCTGCCTTTATACTTGGCCATCACGCCTTGAGCCGCATCTTCGATAACTTTCAAATTATACCGGTCTGCTATCTCTAGAATGGTGTCCATCTCACAAGCGACGCCCGCATAATGTACCGGCACTATCGCCTTTGTCCTTGGTGTGATAGCATCTTCGATTAGCCGTTCATCGATATTTAGCGTATCTTCACGTATATCGACAAACACAGGTACTGCCCGGCGTAGTACGAAGGCATTCGCTGTTGATACAAAAGTATATGAAGGCATTATCACTTCGTCTCCCTCATCTAATTCCAATAACAACGCAGCCATCTCTAGAGCTGCTGTACATGAGTGAGTTAGTAATGCCTTTCTAGTTCCTGTTAATCTTTCCAACCAGGAATGACATTTTTCTGTGAAGGGCCCATCTCCCGCAAGCTTTCCATTAAAATGACATTCGGCTATATAAAATAGCTCCTTCCCTGTCATGTAAGGCCAATTAAAAGGGATTGCGTTATCAGACATAAGAGCTATTCCTTTAAGTAGTCAATACTTCAAACGTATATCTCCTTATTACCCCAGCCCATGCTGTCCTAACTGTCACCAATTCGAAGCAGTTATTGGCGGTACTTTCCTGCATTTCCCTATGATATTTTCTTGAAATTGCGTTATCCAATTGCTAAAAGACGCCAATGTCACCTAGACCGTTTTGAGTTAGGCAAAAAACGTAATTACTCATAATTCTTATCTGAGCAATTGATTTCATAACTCTTTACAGTGAAGAGAACTGATCCTGTAGGCATAGAAGCACTCGATTGCAACTAACCTCACTCAACAGGAATAAATTAGATACAAACCATTATGTAATTCGTTCATCACCTTGGGGTTGGGGTCGATAGCTGATGCCAGTTCAATCGGCTAAAATTTTATACCTGAGATTCAGCGACTCCAAATTTGCCTAACAAAATTCTTGCACAGAAAATCTATATTTGGAAGTATTTTCAATACAAAATGTCATAATCAGATGAAGATAGCAGATATACAGCTACTTTGTGATTTCTCAATCATGGTTGCCATGATAAACATCTAACACAATCATGGATTTAATCTTACAATGCGATATTACAACTCAAGTTCAATACGCCAAACTCTAAGGAGGGCGTATTCACTACCCTCCCCCTCTTTGCTCTTGCCCTTTGAAATTACCACACTATACTAGCCATTCATCTGCAACGAGCACGGAAAACGCACCTAGTGCGCTGTTAGATCTAACAAAATGGTAGGCGGATAGCCAACCCAGCATCAACCAAAAAGGGAAGAATGAGTATCTCACTTAAACATCGTATCGAATATGGCACACTCCGCTCGATAATCTTCATCATCAACCTTCTTCCCGTGCCAGTTATTCTTGGTTTTTCTGGTCTGCTTGGCCGACTTGCCTGGATTATTTACCCCTTTCGTCTCGACGTAGCCTACAAAAACCTC of the Desulfosediminicola ganghwensis genome contains:
- the tnpC gene encoding IS66 family transposase: MNFDTANLPDDPAELKRLLVETQRRYERETELLREQVRLLYAKLFGKKSEKGGAEAGVMQLPLFDMPEPEVEPVAEVVEVPEHTRAKRGRKPLPANLPRVEIVHDIPEDDKVCNCGAELDRIGEDISEKLDIVPAIIRVVRHIRPKYACKACEGLESEGPVVKIAPPPKQIISKGIATAGLLAHILTAKFCDALPFYRQERQFSRLGAEIPRATMANWAMKAAGACTPLLELLWREIHSGPLINIDETSVQVLAEPGRSPTTKSYMWICRGGDPHHPGLIYHYAPSRSAKIARELLAGYRGAVQSDGYAGYDFLDTQPNIAHAGCWAHVRRKFVDAQKGRGKTKKAGSTDVALNYIRQIYAIEKEAAKQGLADEDLLALRRKKARPILEDFFLWLSKKSSQVTPKSLLGSAVNYTLNQWKRLLVYLDIPEMTPDNNAAENAIRPFVVGRKNWLFAGTQEGAKASAVIYSLVETAKANNLEPYNYLRYLFEKLPFAESRSELLKLLPMNLKADDLRIAGNVSGV
- a CDS encoding glycosyltransferase; protein product: MKYSVVIPVYNSEKIVGKTIDETILFFDSNLLDFEIILVNDGSTDGSWNVLKQKALMDERVKVFDLLKNYGQHTANFCGFKESNGDYLITMDDDLQNPPSEISKLINKIHDDNCHDVVFGKFNKKMHALHRKIGTRFVNYLNQKLFNKPSNVTITNFRVIRRDVVERICEYHTAYPYIPGLTIMFSANPGNTEVEHHPRGNGKSGYNAVKIIKLLMRILFNYSSYPLRFVTGLGFAFSFICFLLAGFYLLKAMFLGTSVAGWATVVVLLSFFNGITLLVIGMLGEYLIRLINQTSRGASYHVKESINA
- the tnpB gene encoding IS66 family insertion sequence element accessory protein TnpB (TnpB, as the term is used for proteins encoded by IS66 family insertion elements, is considered an accessory protein, since TnpC, encoded by a neighboring gene, is a DDE family transposase.) codes for the protein MIPTPANVRVYIALGVTDMRKSINGLSLLVEDQFDLDLFSGSLFAFCNRKRDMVKILYWYQNGFCIWQKRLEADVFRWPESEEEVIEVHETALQWLLHGLDVQQAHMQLSYNSVS
- the rffA gene encoding dTDP-4-amino-4,6-dideoxygalactose transaminase — encoded protein: MSDNAIPFNWPYMTGKELFYIAECHFNGKLAGDGPFTEKCHSWLERLTGTRKALLTHSCTAALEMAALLLELDEGDEVIMPSYTFVSTANAFVLRRAVPVFVDIREDTLNIDERLIEDAITPRTKAIVPVHYAGVACEMDTILEIADRYNLKVIEDAAQGVMAKYKGRALGTFGDLGAFSFHETKNVISGEGGALLVNDQSMIARAEIIREKGTNRSQFFRGDVDKYTWQDCGSSFLPGELIAAFLWAQLEEAESITKNRLASWNLYHEGLKSMEKDGLLRRPIVPRECEHNAHMYYILLAPIINRQKLISELRKEGIGVVFHYVPLHSSPAGRKLGRCGGKLVLTDYYSSKVLRLPLWVGIKEWQQEKIILSLHKNIRKLIRRLPKVPASIINGVN
- a CDS encoding DapH/DapD/GlmU-related protein — encoded protein: MMESFKDCIYKDQSRMRFVNQMFTYILFWFQFVLDFMPPFIRNVIYKHMVKKCGEKVVFDYNIFIKFPWLVEIGSNVSINRGGQFFPAYKSGNMIKIGNDVYLGPNVCFFASGHDVANFKIPTGGDIIVGKNVWLGGNTTVLPGVIIGDNCVVGAGSVVSKSIPSNSIAVGVPARVIKHNYSMFTG
- the tnpA gene encoding IS66 family insertion sequence element accessory protein TnpA, which codes for MNGTISKLQQKQEYWQKHITAWQSSNLSQKTYCQSHGIALATFGYWKRKLKNLNDRQVAFYPLTVPATLPDNPVTASPASIAVHVNRFKLEIQSDFCAEQLKKAVKTLEQLT
- a CDS encoding sulfotransferase family protein; translated protein: MHRHFVIIGAQRSGTTYLYKILDSHPEVFMAKPVKPEPKYFIDQANIVNGYSAYYKRYFMSSNKYQLLGEKSTSYIEKVASARAIKAVIPNCLIIVSLRDPIERAISNYQFTVNNGLESLSFENAIKCEEARSKHWRKLNISVNPYAYTERGHYVKYLPIWEQVFGKDNMIFIVFEKMVGDKEEISNLYKRIGVDGSYSSPHINEIVNPARSKGYNVMLNQNLKSRLDEIFMVSNKGLECKYGIDTSMWR